In Colletotrichum destructivum chromosome 8, complete sequence, the following proteins share a genomic window:
- a CDS encoding uncharacterized protein (Putative cation transporter, potassium transporter Trk, fungi): protein MSSQARETLHHRGRYQDDSYQPEGDDGGHDVSSSRPSTTTGLRSFLPPLNFITLHYAYFIGTTLLASAVFYASSNPHGNIGYVDSLFLVISAMTEAGLNTVNLSEMTVWQQVMLWLLIIVGSSIWVSIWTVLARKHVFEKSLREAVKSEKERRDQHDQLPIFHDGGAALRGKAEVRVTGVRDTGCSTQARTMGNHITVDTSENPTRHSTSSSSSSIKPARPWLSFFSSAKEGRNSQFHSLTASERSRLGGYEYRALRLLSVVVPLYSILWQVLGSLALGAWIANNMPSVATSNGANPWWAGIFFAVSAFNNSGMSLLDANMVPFQQAYFVLITMGLLILAGNTAYPLFLRLIFWSALRVLRLATAEEAYVELKCTLEFILKYPRRVYTNLFPSRPTWWLCFMVVMTNGIDWMAFEVLNIGNPVIEAIPVGARVLDGLFQALAVRSGGFYVIPIASAYPGLQVLYVIMMYISVYPVVITMRHSNVYEERSLGIYADDEAHPSNTYPADERKHSKSTGFLAQLLRDNLSFAGVGAAKPKSSADRFESRTSFVSQQIRGQLAHDLWLLTLAVLVIVTIETSHFLADPVHFSVFNVVFEVVSGYGCVGISVGLPKDAMSFAGGWHAGSKLVLCLVMLRGRHRGLPVALDRAVRLPGQRLLEDEEEDWRLRQVRTGR from the exons ATGTCGTCTCAAGCACGAGAGACTCTTCATCACCGCGGTCGGTATCAAGATGACAGCTATCAACCAGAAGGGGATGATGGCGGTCACGACGTATCATCGTCTCGTCCTTCGACAACCACTGGTCTCCGCTCGTTCCTCCCGCCGCTCAACTTCATTACTCTTCACTACGCCTACTTCATCGGCACGACCCtcctcgcctcggccgtctttTACGCCTCATCGAACCCACACGGTAACATCGGCTATGTCGACTcgctcttcctcgtcatctccgcCATGACAGAAGCGGGGCTTAACACTGTCAACCTCAGCGAGATGACCGTGTGGCAGCAGGTTATGCTGTGGCTGCTCATCATTGTCGGGAGCTCCATCTGGGTCTCCATCTGGACGGTCCTGGCGAGGAAACACGTTTTCGAAAAGAGCCTCCGGGAGGCTGTCAagagcgagaaagagagaagagatcAGCACGATCAGTTGCCTATCttccacgacggcggcgctgcaTTGAGAGGCAAAGCGGAGGTGAGGGTGACCGGGGTGAGGGACACAGGGTGTTCGACCCAGGCTCGAACCATGGGCAACCACATCACCGTCGACACGTCAGAGAACCCCACCCGACACTcaacgtcctcatcgtcttcgagcATCAAACCTGCTCGTCCTTGGCTGTCGTTCTTCAGCTCTGCCAAGGAAGGGCGCAACTCCCAGTTCCACTCCCTCACGGCATCCGAACGCTCCCGTCTAGGCGGCTACGAATACCGCGCCCTCCGCCTGCTGTCCGTCGTCGTGCCGTTGTACTCGATCCTCTGGCAGGTTCTCGGCAGCCTTGCCCTCGGAGCATGGATCGCGAACAATATGCCCTCCGTCGCGACATCCAACGGCGCAAACCCCTGGTGGGccggcatcttcttcgccgtaTCGGCCTTCAACAACTCAGGCATGTCGCTTCTCGACGCCAACATGGTGCCCTTCCAGCAGGCGTACTTTGTGCTCATCACCATGGGCCTGCTGATCCTGGCGGGCAACACGGCGTACCCTCTGTTTCTCAGACTCATTTTCTGGTCTGCCTTGAGGGTGTTGCGGCTCGCTACCGCGGAAGAGGCATACGTGGAACTGAAGTGCACGTTGGAGTTTATCCTCAAGTACCCCCGACGGGTGTACACCAATCTGTTCCCATCGAGGCCAACATGGTGGCTGTGCTTCATGGTGGTCATGACGAATGGCATCGACTGGATGGCCTTTGAAGTTCTCAACATCGGCAACCCAGTTATCGAGGCAATCCCGGTTGGAGCAAGAGTGCTTGATGGTCTGTTCCAAGCCTTGG CTGTTCGATCTGGTGGCTTCTATGTCATCCCGATCGCCTCCGCATACCCCGGGTTGCAGGTCTTATATGTCATTATGATGTACATTTCCGTCTACCCCGTCGTGATAACCATGCGCCACTCCAACGTTTACGAAGAACGTTCTCTAGGCATTtatgccgatgacgaggctCACCCTTCCAACACCTACCCCGCCGACGAAAGGAAGCACTCAAAGAGCACCGGGTTTCTCGCTCAGTTGTTAAGAGACAACCTCAGCTTCGCAGGCGTCGGCGCGGCTAAACCCAAGAGCAGCGCCGACAGGTTCGAGTCGCGCACGAGCTTCGTCAGCCAGCAGATCCGCGGGCAGCTCGCCCATGACCTGTGGCTCCTCACGCTTGCCGtgctcgtcatcgtcaccatcgaGACCTCGCACTTCCTCGCGGACCCGGTGCACTTTTCCGTCTTCAACGTCGTTTTCGAGGTGGTCTCCGGCTACGGGTGCGTCGGCATCTCCGTCGGGCTGCCCAAGGATGCCATGAGCTTTGCCGGAGGCTGGCAT